GAGGTACGCTGGCATTACATCTTGATCTGGACCGTGATCTCGGGAATCTGGGCTGCTTTTTTCTGGTATATGCGCAGAAGGATGGGGCCGGTGACCTTTGTCGAACGCCAGGTCGCGCATGTTTGGGGATCTGGACTGATTGGCGTGGCGTGCCTATTTCCCATTGAATGGATGTTGGGGCTTAAAGCGCTTGAACTTTCACCACTTCTGGCGATCATCAGCGGGATGATCTTCTTAGTGAAAGGGGGTATCTTGACCGGCTGGTTTTATTTCCAGGCCTTAGCCCTTTTCCTATGCAGCATCCCCATGGCGCTGTGGCCAGATGCGGCACACCTGATTTTTGGCGTGGTGGCCGCAGGCAGTTTCTTCATCCCTGGGCTGCAATACTATCGGCAGCGGTTACGCACCCGGAGCGAAATGGGGAAGATTGCCGCCCCCTCTACTTTTGTAGAATGAGCTTGCCCGACTTGGTCTCGCACAGTCGATAGATCGAATCGCCGTGCTGGATCCAGATTTCTTTCTCGCCTGCCAAGATTTCTTCGGAGGCGATGGTTCGTTTGTGAAGCGGTGCCGCACAATTCTCCTCGGCGGCCTGGGACGACGATGTCGAGGCTTGAGGATGGTCGTGAGAGGTATTCATACGAGGACTTCTCGATGCTTTCAGATTCAAGCGGAAGCTGAGTAAAAGTCGCTGATGTCCGTTGACACTGGCTAACACTCTGATAGGTTATAGCGATATTGATACTCGGTATCAACCTGTAAGCTTGAAAAAGCACTTGGTTGCTCTGGAATTGAGATCAAGCGTGCCAGCCGGTCGCCGCCAGCCAGCTTTCGTACCACCCAATTTGTCCCAGCGTTCCTTCTATCGGGGGGGTATTATCTGGCATGCGTTCTATACAATTTTGCGGTTACGCGACCATGTCGTGGTGGTGGACAGCCATTCG
The genomic region above belongs to Blastopirellula marina and contains:
- the hemP gene encoding hemin uptake protein HemP, with translation MNTSHDHPQASTSSSQAAEENCAAPLHKRTIASEEILAGEKEIWIQHGDSIYRLCETKSGKLILQK